A segment of the Mangrovimonas sp. YM274 genome:
TATTGACAGATGACTACCAACCAAGTGATTTGGCGTGGATGGATATGAAGTCCAATACATTGGATATCGTAATCGGGCCTATTGAAACTTATGAAGATCAAATGTTCGGGAACAAGGCGTCTCACGAGGCTTATGTGTTGATTAAAGATCAGGATTGGAGTGCTAAATTGGCGCGTTTTGCAAGCTTTTTACCGGAACTACAAAAGAATTTGCCAGTGGAAGAAGCCTATAAAAAAGAAACTCCTGGAACCGATAGCGACCTTAATGCCTATGATGTTGTTTACTACGCTGGTGATTGTAATGCCGGTAGTAAAACCATAGCAATTAATTTGCCAAATGATGAAAAGGTGCAATTGGAAAAAGGAACAAGACGTTTACAGTTGAAAAATGCTATGCGCGCCAAATTTGATAAGATTTTGGTTCCTATTTCAGAAGTTTTGATAGACGAAAGTCAGCGTAACCACATCACTTTTGATGCCTTTTTTGCCAATACGATGTTTCATGAAGTGGCTCATGGATTAGGAGTTAAAAACACCATTAATGGAAAAGGGACCGTGAGGGAGTCGCTTAAGGAGTTGTCGAGCGCCTTGGAAGAGGGAAAAGCTGATGTATTGGGATTGTATATGGTTCAACAATTGCATGAAAAAGGTGAAATTGATGGGGATATGAAAGATTATATGACCACGTTTATGGCGAGTATTTTCCGCTCAGTGCGTTTTGGTGCATCCTCGGCTCATGGAAAGGCTAATATGATTCGTTTTAACTTTTTTAAGGAGCACGGCGCATTTACAAGGTCGGAAGATGGTACTTATAAAGTAAACTATGACAATATGATTGTAGCTATGAAAGACTTATCTGGTTTGATTTTGAAGCTTCAAGGTGACGGAGATTATGCTGGAGTAGGGGCTTTGGTAGCTGAAAAGGCTGCTATTTCAAACGAGCTTCAAAGTGATTTGGATAGATTGAGTGCTTCCAATATTCCTGTAGATGTTATTTACGAGCAGGGAACTGATGTTTTAGGATTGTAGAAAACAATTTATATAAACAAAAAAAAGCTTCAGAATTACTTCTGAAGCTTTTTCGTTTTGAAGATGTTCTTCGTTTAAGATTGTGGATTCACAATAGCATCGATACGTTCAAGCGCATCTTGCAAATGAATTTTGCTTAATTGGTCACTTGTTCTGTTTAAGCCAGATTTAATAGCGCTTTCCAAAGACTTTAATTCTGCTCTAACAACCGCTCTAATATCCGATTGACTTGTCGTTACAGCAGTCGATTTTTGATAGCCTCCAAAGGAAGGTGCTTTCTTTTGACTGTCGGCCGTCATTAAATAAGCCAATCTATCAATGTGCGCACGTTGTAAGTTGCGTCGGTAGGTTTCAATGGACTTACCGCTTCTTAATTCGCTCCAAACACCGTTTCTTAGATCCTTCATCATGTCGGTTAAAGCATAGGCAGAATTTCCATATAGCGTTTGTGTTTCAATCAAGCGTTGCATTCTACCCAAACTTAAAATGTCATCTAGGATGTCTGATTGCAGTTTTCTAATGCGTTCCACAGCTCCAGAATATTCTATTCTTCCAAAAATATCAGTATCAATTAGCCACTCAGGGGTTGCAAACAGTTGCTCGTTTACAAACTTAAGGGCGTTCTTTTGGTGTTCCTTAGGAACTGGAATGTACACGGGACCTTCTTGTTCTGAAGTTTTGTAGTATTCGTAAATACCTCCAATATTAACAGACACATGGCCCATGTAACGCTTAAACTGCGAAACCACATGACCGTACATTTCATCCAAATCGGAATAATTCTCGCCTGGTTCTGAAGTCCATTTAATTAAGTTAGGAACAATTCTTTTTAAGTTTTTGATTCCGTATTCACTAGCTAAAATTGCATCATCTCCCAAATCTTCTCTTTGCGAACTTGGGTCTACAATATCTCCTACTTGTTGGTGACCAAAACGGTATAAAGGATCACCTGCGTGCTCTAAAATCCATTGGTCTAGGGTTGCTTTTTCTTCCTCGGCAGTTTTGCCTAAGATTGGGCGGTACCCCCAAGAAATAGCATATTTGTCATAGATTCCAATATTAGGCATCAAGGCTACATCTCCGTCCTCTGGTTGTGCTACATAATTGAAACGTGCATAGTCCATAATGGAAGGTGCAGTGCTGTATTTTTTGGTGAATTCTGGATCTCTCAGTTTTTCAACTGGATAGGCTACACTGCTGGCCCAGTTGTGAGGTAATCCTAAAGTGTGTCCAACTTCGTGAGAAGATACAAAACGGATTAAACGTCCCATGACTTCATCTTTAAATTCTGGAGACTGGGCGTCTGGATTGATGGCTGCTGTTTGGACAAAAAACCAACCTCTCAACAGGGACATCACGTTGTGGTACCAGTTAATATCGCTTTCCAAAATTTCACCAGTTCTAGGATCGCTTACGTGTGGTCCGTTGGCGTTTGGAATAGGAGAGGCTAAGTAACGCACTACAGAATAGCGAACATCTTCAGGGCTCCACTCTGGGTCTTCTTCAGGCGTTGGAGGGTCTTTGGCAATGATGGCATTTTTAAAACCAGCGGCCTCAAAAGCTACTTGCCAATCTTCAATTCCTTGCTTGATGTATTTTCTCCATTTTTCAGGAGTGGCACGATCGATATAGTATACAATTTGCTTTTTAGGCTCCACTAATTCACCACGGTTGAATTTTTCGATGTCTTCATCTTTTACCTCCAATCTCCATCGGTCTAAAAACTCCACATCTTTACTTCTTTGTGCTTCTAAACCATAATCGGTTTGTGAAGAAGTAAACCAACCAACACGCTCATCAAAATAGCGACGTTTCATAGGGATTTCAGGCAACAGAATCATCGAATTGCTCAATTCAATAGAAATGGTTCCTGTGCTTGAGTTGGAAGGAGGGTTTCCTGCGTTATAGGTTTTTACATGTCGTACCTCTACGTTTTGCGGGTAACTTTTAACACTTTCAATAAACGATTTGTCGCCTTCTAATCTAGACACCTTATAGCGTTTCCTGGTCCCTTCAGGAAGGCCAAGGGCTTTTACATCCTTGTTGAATAGATCTGTTACATTGATTACTGTTGAGGTAGAGTCTTTTCCAATTGCTTTTATTGGAAATGTGTAAAGGATGGGTTCAAAATTGGAGTTCACAACTGCTTCGTGGACAGGAAGTGAATCAGCAGCCACTACATTGTACGAAACAACACGAAGCAGTACCTTATTGTCTCTTTTTTGCCAACGTAATACTTGTTCGTTTTGCTTACCGCCACCGAAGCCCAGGCCGCTAGCGGTTTTTGCAATACGGGTTACCATAAGCATTTCACGTTCAAATAGCGAATCTGGAATTTCGTAAAAATAGTCCTCGTCTATTTTGTGCACAGCAAAAAGACCTTCGTCTGTTTTTGCACTGCCTGTGATTACTTTGTCGTAAGGTTTCATGTCTCCATTGGATTTTTCCGGAGACGATACTGGCCCAGAAGATACTGTAGCCTTAGATTTACTAGCTTCTTTTGTGGAAGAACATGTCAAGACCATAAAGGCCGACACCACAGGAAGTAGTTTAAGGTAGAAATGTCTCAAAATATAGTTGTTTTAAATTGATCGTGTGAAAATAAGGATTAGCTTATAAAGTGTTAAATGCCAATAGGGTTTTAATATTTTTTTAACGGTCGAAAACTTTGGGTTTTCAAAGGTTTATGGATTCCTTTCAATTCAAAAATCACTCCATTGATTCCAAATATGGAATGATAAGGTCTAAAGCTTCCTGATGTGGTAATGATACGCCTATGTAAGGCATGCTGTATTGTGGTATGGAAGAAGGCAATCTTGTCATGATGCCATAACGTGATTCATATATCCCGGATTCTTCAAAAGAGGTTTCGTACCTAAGATCCATGGCTGCAAAGAAGTTGACGTTGTGGTAAGTGCCTGGCGAATGACAATGTGCACAATTCATATCGAAATAGGCTCTAACCCGCTCTTCTGTGGGGTGATTAACATCGGTCCAATCAATAAGCTGACCTATTTCAGAAGGTGAAGGTGATCCTGTTAATAACCCTTGGGAAATCATGTTCTGAAGTTGGTTGTTGCCAGCGACATCAAAATTCATACTGCGTAATTTGGGACCAATTGGCGTAATGTCTTCATAGGTTTTGTGACACATTACGCAATCTGTACCTGCAGGAATTTTATAATTGATGTTTTGCGGCGTTCCGTTTTGATCCACCCAAGTAATGGGGAGTTCTAGGCCGTTCCCATCCAAGGTGGCCTCTGTTTGGCTTTCGTTCCAAACGTAATTTCCTGTTAGCCATTCTCCATTTGCTTTTATTAGGATTCTTGTTTCTACGATTTGTTTGCCTAAGGATTCGTCCATTTCATTATTGAAGTAATAAAAGGTTTTGGCAATAAGCGTATTGTCTGGAAAAATGGGAAGGCCATCTCCGTCATATACCATACTTTCGCCTTCAGGCAATGCAATTAAACGTTGTTTATGCGCATAGTCGGTATATAACGGGGTGTTTAATTTGTATTCAAAAGTATACATGCTAGGGACGAGGTCTGTTAGCGGCCCACTATATAGGTTTAGCTCGGATAAGGTGGGTTTAAACTCTGCCACAACAAGAGGAGGAAGCGTTGTAAAGCTTTTAACCGTGGTTGGTAAACTAGAATTGTCCTCGGAACAGCTGGCCTCCAAATAGTAGTCGTATGTAGTATTGGCTTGAAGGTTGCTAAGTTCTATTGAAAGTCCATTTGAAGTTATTGTGGTTCCGGTACCCATTTCAAAGCCACTTGGGCCATATTCTAGACTAATGGAAGCACTTTCATTAGGATTGTTCCATTGCAGGGATGCGCTGTTGTGGGTAAGGTTGGTTTCGGAAAGGTTGGTCGGTTTTAAGCATTCTGCCACAGTTGGGGTATCATCATCTTTGCTACAGGCTGCACACAACATGACAAGTACCATCAAAAGAGTAAGCTTTTTCATGGATTTGGTTTTAAATTACTGATTAATAGCTGTTACTAATGTAGTGAAAATGTTGTTTTGGAGTGCAACTTATCGATATGCGGTCAATTTTTTTCCGTGTACAACGGAGATAAGACGCATTTAAATGAATTTCTATTTAGGATAGAGCCTTGAAATAAAGGCATAAAAAAAGAACCGCATTGGGGAACGGTTCTTTTTCGTGGACATTTTGATGTTGAAGCCGGATGTTAGCTAACGGCTTCTACAAAAAGTCCTTCTTCAGTTTTGTTTACTTTGGCCACGCCATGTTTGGTAAGACCTTTAATGGTTTTGTCCCATTTTTTATTGCTCAATCCAGACTTTACTTTTAAAGCGTTTAAATCTATTGGGGTTTCCTTTTTAAGGAGTTCCAATACGGCTTTTTCGTCTTCGTTCATTTCTGGACCTTTCTTCTCTGGTTTCATTTGCGGGAAGAACAATACTTCTTGAATGGATTGGTTGTTGGTTAAGAACATGATTAAACGATCCATTCCAATTCCCATTCCTGAAGTAGGAGGCATTCCGTATTCCAAAGCTCTTAGAAAGTCGAAATCAATAAATTGAGTTGCTTCGTCGTCTCCTTTTTCAGCTAATTTCAATTGGTGCTCAAAACGCTCTCTTTGATCGATCGGATCATTCAACTCTGAATAGGCATTGGCAATTTCCTTGCCACATACCATCAATTCAAAACGCTCCGTTAATTCAGGGTTGTCTCTATGCTCTTTACATAAAGGGCTCATTTCTTTTGGATAATCTGTAATGAAGGTTGGCTGGATGTATTTACCTTCACATTTTTCTCCAAATATCTCGTCGATAAGCTTGCCTTTACCCATGGTGTCATCTATCGCAATGCCCATGTCTTTGGCAGCTGCTCTTATTTCGTCTTCAGATTTTCCTGTAATGTCAAAACCGGTAAATTCCTTAATGGAATCTGCCATGGTAACACGTTTGTAAGGTGCTTTGAAATCTATTTTGTGTTCCCCGAAAGTAGCTTCGGTAGTACCGTTAACAGCAATGGCACAGTGTTCCAACAATTGCTCACAGAAATCCATCATCCAGTTATAATCTTTGTAGGCCACATAAATTTCCATAGCCGTAAATTCTGGGTTGTGGGTTCTGTCCATGCCTTCGTTACGGAAGTTTTTGGAGAATTCGTATACGCCATCAAAACCTCCAACAATTAAACGCTTAAGGTAGAGTTCGTTGGCAATTCGCATGTAAAGTGGAATATCCAAAGAGTTGTGGTGCGTGATGAATGGTCTAGCTGCAGCGCCACCCGGAATAGGTTGCAATACAGGAGTTTCTACTTCAAAATACCCTGAGTCATTAAAGAATTGACGCATGGCATTGAACAGTTTGGTTCGCTTCACAAACACATCCTTTACCTGTGGGTTTACCACTAAATCGGCGTAGCGTTGTCTGTAGCGTTGCTCTGGATCACTAAAAGCATCGTATACTACTCCATCCTTTTCTTTTGGAAGGGGCAACGGCTTTAGGGATTTGCTCAATATGGTAAAGTCTTTTACCATAATGGTTTTTTCACCTACTTGGGTAAGGAACAATTCGCCTTCAATTCCTATAAAATCTCCAAAATCCAATAGTTTTTTGAAGACGTCATTGTATTTGCTTTTGTCTTCACCAGGACAAATTTCGTCCCTGTTGAAGTATACTTGTATTTTGCCTTCAGAATCCTGTAACTGTGCAAAGGAAGCTTTACCTTGAACTCTCATAGACATTAATCTACCGGCCACTACGACTTTCTTGCCTTCTTCAAAATTGTCCTTCACCTGTTTAGAGGTGTGGTCTACAGGGTAGAGGTTGGCAGGATAGGGATTGATTCCCAATTCACGAAGTTTGGTTAATTTCTCTCTTCTTACGAGTTCTTGTTCTGAAAGTTGCATGCTAATAAATTTAGAACTGCAAAATTACATTATTTGTGAAAATTAGCATACAACTTTCAGTTTGATTTTTGTGAAAGGAAAATTTATGTAAATATTAAGAAATTAATGGGTAATGTCTTGTAACAAATAGCTTGTCTGTTAAGACATATAGTTGTAATAATAATAGTTTTTTAATGAGTATTTGGAGAGTTTTGGTATCTATAATTTGCCCTCCCTTGGCTGTTTTAGATAAAGGATGTGGTTCGGTTTTAATTGTCTTTTTGTTGTGGTTGTGCGGTTGGGTTCCAGGAGTGATTGCGGCTTTGGTAATTGTAAATAACCCTAAGCGGTAGTGCTATATTGTGGTGCTTTGGCTTGAAGGTATGTGCGATTTATAACGTATCTTTGTAGGGTAATCTAAATTTTCACCAATGAACAAAATTGTTTGGATCCTTTTGGGGATTCTTTTGACCACCGCAACCAGCTGCGAGTTTTCTGAGAACATCTACATCAATGAAAATGGTTCGGGGAAAATGGAGTTTACTTTTGATGCTTCTGAAATGATGAAAATGACGGGAGACGAATTGGCAAAGCAAACGGAGGAAAAGGTAGATTCAACATTCACGTTTAAGGAATTTTTTGAAGAAAAAAAGGATAGTATTTCACAGTTGCCTAAGGAAGAACAAGAGGCTTTGAGGAGTTTGGAGAATTTCTCTTTGCACATGCTTATGGATCCGGCATCCAAAACTATGGCGTTTGATTTGTTTACGGATTTTAAGGATGTAGACGAATTGCAGGATATGTTATCTGCTATGACCAAAATACAAAGTTTAGGTGATAAGGAAGCTGCAGGAGGTAGCAACAAATTTGCGTCCTTGGGTCAGGAAACTTCAGAGTTGAAATACAGTTTTAACGGACGAAAATTTACTAGAAAAACAAAAATTATCGATAAGGATTTATATCAGAGAATGGTTGATAGTTTAAGCGAAATGGCGATGATTTATGAATCTTCAACCTATAAATTAAACTATCATTTTCCAAGACCGATAAAGTCGGTTTCCAATGAAACAGCATTGTTTAGTGAGGACCGAAAAACAGTTACCGTTGAGTTTGGTTTTATGGAATATATTAAAAATCCAGAGGCCTTGAATTTAGAAGTAATATTAGAGAGATGAGTTTGAACAAAGTTGTACAAATACAGGATTTAGGATTAAAGGATTACAGAGAGACTTGGGATTATCAGGAATTGCTTTTTAAAGAGATTCTTGATTTAAAAATAAAAAATAGGCGGGAAGGGACCAACCAACCTACACCTAATTATTTTGTGTTAGTTGAGCATCCACATGTATATACTCTAGGGAAAAGTGGCGACTTGTCTAATCTTCTGTTAAATGAGGAACAGCTCAATGCAAAGGGAGCTACTTTTTACAAAATTAATAGGGGAGGTGATATTACCTATCACGGACCAGGACAAATTGTAGGTTACCCTATTTTGGATCTGGATAATTTCTTTACGGATATTCACAAATACCTAAGGTTTCTTGAGGAAATGGTGATTCTTACTTTAGATGAATACGGATTGAAAGCAGAGCGTAGTGAAGGGGAAACTGGTGTTTGGTTGGATGTTGGAACCCCGTTTGCTAGAAAAATTTGTGCTATGGGAGTAAGGGCTAGTCGTTGGGTGACCATGCATGGATTTGCCTTAAACGTTAACGCAGATTTGGGATATTTTGATAACATTATTCCATGTGGTATTAGGGGCAAGGCGGTTACTTCTTTAAATGTTGAATTGGGAGTAGATACAGTAGATGAAAATGAGGTAAAGGAAAGTCTTCTTAAGCATTTCAAACAGCTTTTTGAAGCTGAATTCGTCAGGGAGCAGCATACCGTTTGACAGCAGATAAAATAGAAGGTCTTAAGAAATAGAAAACCCCAAAGTATTAAAAAAATACTCTGGGGTTTATATATAGATAAGGGGCCTAAATTATAAGCTTATTTTACAATGCTTAATTCTCCAGATGCTAGTGCATTGTCCAAATTTGCAGATACTTCTTTGTATTGATTAAAGAACTTTTTGCCGTCCTGTCTTTTCAATACAGCAATAGTGTTGCCATTGCTATCTTCCTTGATTTCAGAAATTACAACTGCAATGTTATCTACACTATTATAGGAGGCAACTCCACCACGTTTAACGATAAGATTAAGTTTAGGGAAATCGATGTCCTTAAAGGATTGGTTGTCAGGTGTGTTGATGGTTAAAACATCTCCAACTGCCATGGAATCTTGAACATTAGACGTTGTGCTAAAAGCGTTAAAATTTAAAAATAACGCAAAAATTAGGGTGTAAATTGCATTTTTCATAATTAAAGTATTAAAATCGAGTGCAAATTTACAGAATATGTATTAATAAAAATCAGAATTCTTTGTTAAAAAACACTTTGTAGTAGTGCATTTTTTTTGCTTCATCATATCCGCGTTCTAAGTAGTCTTCGGAAGCATCTGGGGCATCAATGTCCAGTTTAATTTGAATGTTGGTGTCCAGTTTGATCTCACTTTTAATTTTTTGTTTCTGCTTTTTTAGAACTACTTCCGAAATGTCAAATTGATTGCGAATCACGATGTTGTGATCAGATTCGTAGTCCTTTTTAAAGTCGTCAAACAAAGTTTTGTGCTTTTCTTCTTCAAAGACTTCTTCTTTAAAGTTTTCGACGTTTGCAATTTCCCGCTCTTTAAAAAAATCGACAGTTTTTGCTAGAAAATTACTGTGTTCTTGGCCACCAAAATTAGGCTGTACCACTTCCTTTGAAAATTCACGGCACATCTCGATGTAGTTTTTGGTGTGTTCATTGGAATCGTCAGGATATTTGACGTTTAAAAAACTTTTGATCCAGTATTGAGTATCGTAGTTGTTGTGGTCTACGCTTAATACAATTTTGCCTTCTGCGTCGGCAGCATTAAGAATCAAGCAGCCCTTGTCTACTTTTTTGGTCTGAATTCCAGATTGCACGTAAATATCGTAGCTGCCATTTTCCATATAGGTCTGGAAAAAGTTGGTTTTATTCTCAATTTTGAAAATCCCAACAGCATCAGTCGTATAATCTTCGTACTGAATGTCGTGAAACATGCATACAATTACATCTCCTGTTTTTATTTGAGCAGAATTTGATTGTTCGAACAAGTGATTAACCACGTGTTTTGAAACGTCAATAAAGTCAGTGTCATCAACTAAAAGTTGAGAGGCATAACTGTTTATTTCGTTTAGCTCTATGTTGGAGTG
Coding sequences within it:
- a CDS encoding Zn-dependent hydrolase, giving the protein MLALMVLASSCKNEKTKEEVVQEEPQEVTQVDMTKKLGKYVSVKLTSDISKLTESEQKMIPILIQAAERMNDLFWYEAYGDKDALLNSISDADTKTFTIINYGPWDRLDGNKPFVEGVGEKPLGANFYPKDMTPEEFKAAQIDDKNSIYNFVRRDENGKLYSIPYHQQFEAELKDVAALLMEASTLAEDEGLKKYLELRADALLTDDYQPSDLAWMDMKSNTLDIVIGPIETYEDQMFGNKASHEAYVLIKDQDWSAKLARFASFLPELQKNLPVEEAYKKETPGTDSDLNAYDVVYYAGDCNAGSKTIAINLPNDEKVQLEKGTRRLQLKNAMRAKFDKILVPISEVLIDESQRNHITFDAFFANTMFHEVAHGLGVKNTINGKGTVRESLKELSSALEEGKADVLGLYMVQQLHEKGEIDGDMKDYMTTFMASIFRSVRFGASSAHGKANMIRFNFFKEHGAFTRSEDGTYKVNYDNMIVAMKDLSGLILKLQGDGDYAGVGALVAEKAAISNELQSDLDRLSASNIPVDVIYEQGTDVLGL
- a CDS encoding zinc-dependent metalloprotease, giving the protein MVLTCSSTKEASKSKATVSSGPVSSPEKSNGDMKPYDKVITGSAKTDEGLFAVHKIDEDYFYEIPDSLFEREMLMVTRIAKTASGLGFGGGKQNEQVLRWQKRDNKVLLRVVSYNVVAADSLPVHEAVVNSNFEPILYTFPIKAIGKDSTSTVINVTDLFNKDVKALGLPEGTRKRYKVSRLEGDKSFIESVKSYPQNVEVRHVKTYNAGNPPSNSSTGTISIELSNSMILLPEIPMKRRYFDERVGWFTSSQTDYGLEAQRSKDVEFLDRWRLEVKDEDIEKFNRGELVEPKKQIVYYIDRATPEKWRKYIKQGIEDWQVAFEAAGFKNAIIAKDPPTPEEDPEWSPEDVRYSVVRYLASPIPNANGPHVSDPRTGEILESDINWYHNVMSLLRGWFFVQTAAINPDAQSPEFKDEVMGRLIRFVSSHEVGHTLGLPHNWASSVAYPVEKLRDPEFTKKYSTAPSIMDYARFNYVAQPEDGDVALMPNIGIYDKYAISWGYRPILGKTAEEEKATLDQWILEHAGDPLYRFGHQQVGDIVDPSSQREDLGDDAILASEYGIKNLKRIVPNLIKWTSEPGENYSDLDEMYGHVVSQFKRYMGHVSVNIGGIYEYYKTSEQEGPVYIPVPKEHQKNALKFVNEQLFATPEWLIDTDIFGRIEYSGAVERIRKLQSDILDDILSLGRMQRLIETQTLYGNSAYALTDMMKDLRNGVWSELRSGKSIETYRRNLQRAHIDRLAYLMTADSQKKAPSFGGYQKSTAVTTSQSDIRAVVRAELKSLESAIKSGLNRTSDQLSKIHLQDALERIDAIVNPQS
- a CDS encoding fibronectin type III domain-containing protein; the protein is MKKLTLLMVLVMLCAACSKDDDTPTVAECLKPTNLSETNLTHNSASLQWNNPNESASISLEYGPSGFEMGTGTTITSNGLSIELSNLQANTTYDYYLEASCSEDNSSLPTTVKSFTTLPPLVVAEFKPTLSELNLYSGPLTDLVPSMYTFEYKLNTPLYTDYAHKQRLIALPEGESMVYDGDGLPIFPDNTLIAKTFYYFNNEMDESLGKQIVETRILIKANGEWLTGNYVWNESQTEATLDGNGLELPITWVDQNGTPQNINYKIPAGTDCVMCHKTYEDITPIGPKLRSMNFDVAGNNQLQNMISQGLLTGSPSPSEIGQLIDWTDVNHPTEERVRAYFDMNCAHCHSPGTYHNVNFFAAMDLRYETSFEESGIYESRYGIMTRLPSSIPQYSMPYIGVSLPHQEALDLIIPYLESME
- the lysS gene encoding lysine--tRNA ligase, coding for MQLSEQELVRREKLTKLRELGINPYPANLYPVDHTSKQVKDNFEEGKKVVVAGRLMSMRVQGKASFAQLQDSEGKIQVYFNRDEICPGEDKSKYNDVFKKLLDFGDFIGIEGELFLTQVGEKTIMVKDFTILSKSLKPLPLPKEKDGVVYDAFSDPEQRYRQRYADLVVNPQVKDVFVKRTKLFNAMRQFFNDSGYFEVETPVLQPIPGGAAARPFITHHNSLDIPLYMRIANELYLKRLIVGGFDGVYEFSKNFRNEGMDRTHNPEFTAMEIYVAYKDYNWMMDFCEQLLEHCAIAVNGTTEATFGEHKIDFKAPYKRVTMADSIKEFTGFDITGKSEDEIRAAAKDMGIAIDDTMGKGKLIDEIFGEKCEGKYIQPTFITDYPKEMSPLCKEHRDNPELTERFELMVCGKEIANAYSELNDPIDQRERFEHQLKLAEKGDDEATQFIDFDFLRALEYGMPPTSGMGIGMDRLIMFLTNNQSIQEVLFFPQMKPEKKGPEMNEDEKAVLELLKKETPIDLNALKVKSGLSNKKWDKTIKGLTKHGVAKVNKTEEGLFVEAVS
- a CDS encoding YqaE/Pmp3 family membrane protein — translated: MSIWRVLVSIICPPLAVLDKGCGSVLIVFLLWLCGWVPGVIAALVIVNNPKR
- the lipB gene encoding lipoyl(octanoyl) transferase LipB, which translates into the protein MNKVVQIQDLGLKDYRETWDYQELLFKEILDLKIKNRREGTNQPTPNYFVLVEHPHVYTLGKSGDLSNLLLNEEQLNAKGATFYKINRGGDITYHGPGQIVGYPILDLDNFFTDIHKYLRFLEEMVILTLDEYGLKAERSEGETGVWLDVGTPFARKICAMGVRASRWVTMHGFALNVNADLGYFDNIIPCGIRGKAVTSLNVELGVDTVDENEVKESLLKHFKQLFEAEFVREQHTV
- a CDS encoding nucleoid-associated protein yields the protein MIKRTKASISKCIIHKVGNKFNSTKNAFSESLLEFDEASYELLLPYLLRPFGSIAETYRFNHHSNIELNEINSYASQLLVDDTDFIDVSKHVVNHLFEQSNSAQIKTGDVIVCMFHDIQYEDYTTDAVGIFKIENKTNFFQTYMENGSYDIYVQSGIQTKKVDKGCLILNAADAEGKIVLSVDHNNYDTQYWIKSFLNVKYPDDSNEHTKNYIEMCREFSKEVVQPNFGGQEHSNFLAKTVDFFKEREIANVENFKEEVFEEEKHKTLFDDFKKDYESDHNIVIRNQFDISEVVLKKQKQKIKSEIKLDTNIQIKLDIDAPDASEDYLERGYDEAKKMHYYKVFFNKEF